Proteins encoded in a region of the Clostridium beijerinckii genome:
- a CDS encoding MarR family transcriptional regulator, giving the protein MDIVNEIIFSLKKIQENNEIDVPNIKNKLTFSQIHCIAAIEYIEDANITKLSQELGMTTGAITKMCKKLLNEGYVSKYQKEGNNKEVYYDLTELGLNVSEIHKKIHEKSYNKKKDIIAQYNDEEKATILRFLDEMNSVTKDTFLEVTEKYIKSGD; this is encoded by the coding sequence ATGGATATTGTTAATGAGATTATATTTTCACTAAAGAAAATACAAGAAAATAATGAAATAGATGTTCCTAATATAAAGAATAAACTTACTTTTTCACAAATTCATTGTATTGCAGCTATAGAATATATCGAAGATGCAAATATAACTAAGCTATCACAAGAATTAGGAATGACAACAGGTGCTATAACTAAAATGTGTAAAAAGTTATTAAACGAAGGCTATGTATCGAAGTATCAAAAGGAAGGGAATAATAAAGAAGTATATTATGATTTAACGGAATTAGGATTAAATGTGTCTGAAATTCATAAAAAAATTCATGAGAAATCATATAATAAGAAAAAAGATATTATAGCTCAATATAATGATGAGGAGAAAGCCACAATATTAAGGTTTTTAGATGAGATGAATTCGGTGACAAAGGATACGTTTTTGGAAGTTACGGAAAAATATATTAAAAGTGGTGATTAA
- a CDS encoding TetR/AcrR family transcriptional regulator — translation MTKGENTRKYIIKKSAELFNQRGYAGSSLSDITEVTGIKRGGIYRHFACKDEIALEAYDYAVGIVNEKFTQAVDNQQSAIDKILAIFRVYEQVTEHPPFIGGCPLLNTAIESDDTHPELRKKAQKSLERMLQYIKEILYQGIQNCELRSNLDIDALATFIFSALEGGIMLSKLEGNNRHMQFNIESLSKYLEQFSLQSS, via the coding sequence ATGACTAAAGGAGAAAATACACGCAAGTATATAATTAAGAAATCGGCTGAACTTTTTAACCAGCGAGGTTACGCAGGATCTTCGCTCTCTGATATTACTGAAGTAACTGGAATCAAGAGAGGGGGGATTTATCGTCACTTTGCATGTAAGGATGAGATTGCGCTTGAGGCATATGATTACGCAGTAGGAATTGTTAATGAAAAATTTACCCAAGCTGTGGATAATCAACAGTCAGCGATTGATAAAATTCTAGCTATATTTAGGGTATATGAACAAGTTACGGAACATCCCCCATTTATCGGAGGATGTCCTTTATTGAACACGGCTATTGAAAGTGATGATACTCATCCTGAATTACGAAAAAAAGCCCAAAAAAGCCTTGAAAGGATGTTGCAATATATTAAGGAAATTCTTTATCAAGGGATACAGAACTGTGAATTAAGGTCAAATCTTGACATCGATGCCCTTGCTACTTTCATTTTTTCAGCCTTAGAAGGTGGTATAATGCTAAGTAAACTTGAGGGGAATAATCGTCATATGCAATTTAATATTGAAAGTTTATCCAAGTATTTAGAACAATTTTCATTACAATCATCTTAG
- a CDS encoding MFS transporter: MNDTWFKERKYAWIGLAALWIIGFIGALLRFIMATYQVQISQDLNISRSLISMAWSTNLLIAALCTPIGGWIADRYGPKKLMLLSTIFSILGTSIVFVGHNPALFFIGYGVISGFYGIGASATYILIFDWFQHHRAKATALLASSSSIGLAVCTPIFISNSWLTWKDAFLISCLLSLFVALPVIQFLIRNPENPQKKAKESEQPKMKMLFKGPHMLLFLFIGFALFTCGFNMGTVEMNLVAIYQLSSVKPALIAVSMSTLGIMEIIGSLIFGYLLDRINKFTSMSLLYGIRILAFIILFVHSPWSPIVFAVFFGFTYLGAVPGGMLIANENTKEKGKFIGSLLLFHQAGGIIGSLIGGVSFDISKSYQLLIGFDMLLCILVTIGYFMNYALRYKNTLEVNKLQSNDQ, from the coding sequence ATGAACGACACATGGTTTAAAGAACGTAAGTATGCTTGGATCGGCTTGGCTGCTTTGTGGATTATCGGCTTTATTGGCGCATTATTGCGTTTCATTATGGCTACTTATCAAGTTCAAATTTCTCAAGATTTGAATATAAGTAGAAGCTTAATTTCTATGGCATGGTCAACCAACCTACTAATTGCAGCATTATGCACCCCAATAGGAGGATGGATTGCGGACCGCTATGGACCTAAGAAATTAATGCTACTAAGTACAATTTTTAGTATCTTAGGGACAAGTATCGTTTTTGTGGGGCATAATCCAGCTTTGTTTTTTATCGGATATGGAGTCATATCAGGTTTTTACGGTATAGGAGCCTCTGCCACATATATTCTAATATTTGACTGGTTCCAACATCATCGAGCAAAAGCTACTGCACTTCTGGCAAGCTCATCATCTATTGGCCTCGCCGTTTGCACTCCAATTTTTATCTCGAACAGTTGGTTGACATGGAAGGACGCATTTCTGATTTCTTGCCTGCTCAGCCTTTTTGTTGCATTGCCAGTTATTCAGTTTCTTATTCGGAATCCTGAAAATCCACAGAAGAAAGCAAAAGAATCCGAACAACCAAAAATGAAAATGCTTTTTAAAGGGCCTCATATGTTATTATTTCTATTTATTGGTTTTGCATTGTTTACTTGTGGGTTTAATATGGGTACTGTAGAAATGAATTTAGTGGCTATTTATCAATTGTCTAGCGTAAAGCCTGCCTTGATTGCCGTATCCATGAGTACCTTAGGAATTATGGAAATAATCGGTTCTCTTATTTTCGGATATCTTTTGGATCGTATCAATAAATTTACATCGATGTCGTTGTTGTACGGGATACGCATCTTAGCGTTTATAATTTTGTTTGTACATTCGCCATGGTCACCAATTGTGTTTGCAGTCTTCTTCGGATTTACTTACCTAGGTGCTGTACCAGGAGGAATGTTAATTGCTAACGAGAATACAAAAGAAAAAGGAAAGTTCATTGGAAGTCTCCTTCTATTCCATCAAGCAGGCGGGATCATTGGTAGCTTAATCGGAGGTGTTTCCTTTGATATCAGTAAGAGCTATCAACTACTCATTGGTTTTGATATGCTTCTATGCATTTTAGTTACCATAGGGTATTTTATGAATTATGCCCTACGATATAAAAATACTTTAGAAGTTAACAAACTACAATCAAACGATCAATAA
- a CDS encoding ABC transporter substrate-binding protein — protein sequence MKKIFTSIVIINIIGIIIGLMIAPRETILADSSIEKDRLEMIKEKGIIAIAAPSKEIPFFWINQETNEMSGIDADIINEITRRLGVNKVEIKEVTFANLLDKFNGDDSIDIAVGGIFITPESENLAAFTQPLYKESETVIVPRFSKINFMSDLKNAVVGVEKGTIFEDLAKKWKENSLIKDVLSLDSTTDLFNAINNGKIDAGLADSIIINYYIKEKNPLLRQLKGYTPELQGVMGIAVKKDDVSLLNALDKAINDMKADGALYSILVKNGLDKNNMINN from the coding sequence ATGAAAAAAATATTTACTTCAATTGTTATTATAAATATTATTGGAATAATAATTGGACTTATGATAGCGCCTAGAGAAACTATACTGGCAGATAGCTCAATAGAAAAAGATAGATTGGAAATGATAAAAGAAAAAGGAATAATAGCTATTGCTGCACCATCAAAGGAAATTCCATTCTTTTGGATAAATCAAGAAACGAATGAGATGAGTGGAATTGATGCGGATATCATAAATGAAATTACAAGGCGGCTTGGAGTTAACAAAGTTGAAATTAAGGAAGTAACATTTGCAAATTTATTAGATAAATTTAATGGTGATGATAGTATAGATATAGCAGTTGGTGGAATATTTATAACTCCTGAAAGTGAAAACCTAGCAGCATTTACTCAGCCATTGTATAAAGAATCAGAAACTGTTATTGTACCAAGATTTTCAAAAATTAATTTTATGAGTGATTTAAAAAATGCAGTGGTTGGAGTAGAAAAAGGAACAATATTTGAAGATCTAGCGAAAAAGTGGAAGGAAAATAGCTTAATAAAAGATGTATTAAGTTTGGATAGTACAACCGATTTATTTAATGCTATAAATAATGGGAAAATTGATGCTGGCTTAGCTGATTCTATTATTATAAACTACTATATAAAGGAAAAGAACCCTTTATTAAGGCAGTTAAAAGGTTATACTCCTGAGTTACAAGGAGTAATGGGAATAGCAGTTAAAAAAGATGATGTTTCCTTATTAAACGCATTAGATAAAGCAATTAATGATATGAAAGCAGATGGTGCGTTATATTCTATTCTTGTAAAGAATGGATTAGATAAAAATAATATGATTAATAATTAA
- a CDS encoding CatA-like O-acetyltransferase, translating to MGFNVINMNTWVRKECFNHFFNNAKCTYSITVNIDITNLYNYIKTNELRFYPTFTWVVSKAINSYEEFKMAFDEEGKLGFFDEIGPSYSVLNDGTKVMSDLYTPFNNKFLSFYGDMENSLNNYKQDANFTTKYQNNFFIVSCLPWFDYTSFNVNNEGSSPFLFPMVTWGKFFEEGNKIIMPVTIQVHHAVADGYHCSLFFSDVKEISLNPELYLK from the coding sequence ATGGGATTTAATGTAATTAATATGAATACTTGGGTTAGAAAAGAATGTTTTAATCATTTTTTTAATAATGCAAAATGCACATACAGCATAACTGTTAATATTGATATTACAAATCTTTATAATTACATAAAAACTAACGAGTTACGATTTTATCCAACTTTTACATGGGTTGTTTCAAAGGCCATAAATAGTTATGAAGAATTTAAAATGGCATTCGATGAGGAAGGTAAATTAGGATTCTTTGATGAAATTGGTCCAAGTTATTCTGTATTAAATGATGGGACTAAAGTAATGAGTGATTTGTATACACCATTTAATAATAAATTTTTAAGCTTTTATGGAGACATGGAAAATTCTTTAAACAATTATAAACAGGATGCTAATTTTACTACAAAGTATCAAAACAATTTTTTTATTGTTTCATGCCTACCTTGGTTTGATTACACATCTTTTAATGTAAATAATGAAGGAAGTAGCCCCTTTCTGTTTCCAATGGTAACATGGGGAAAATTTTTTGAAGAGGGGAATAAAATTATTATGCCAGTAACCATTCAGGTTCATCATGCAGTTGCTGATGGATATCATTGCTCATTATTCTTCTCAGATGTAAAAGAAATATCATTAAACCCAGAATTATATTTAAAATAA